In the Topomyia yanbarensis strain Yona2022 chromosome 3, ASM3024719v1, whole genome shotgun sequence genome, one interval contains:
- the LOC131688711 gene encoding chymotrypsin-2-like: protein MFRLSLLLVIVGAAAVLGNTLPVEFLEWEGRIVGGSNAGSGQFPYQVSLRSSANSHFCGASIINNRWVLTAAHCTVGRTLANTRVVVGTHLLNSGGFSHSSSRIVNHGSYNANTLANDVSLVQTASVIGFNNLAQPIGLGASNIGTATGAIASGWGRLGANAGVPNNLQWLRTNIITLADCRNRHSAANRGSVFDNTICTLSPSGQGMCMGDSGGPLVHGGAQQGIVSWGIPCGLGAPDVFARVSSHRNWILNNAN from the exons ATGTTCCGCCTAAGTTTACTGCTGGTTATAGTTGGTGCAGCTGCCGTTTTGGGCAACA CACTTCCCGTCGAGTTCCTCGAATGGGAGGGACGCATCGTCGGAGGTTCGAACGCAGGTTCAGGCCAGTTTCCGTACCAGGTTTCGCTACGCTCGTCCGCAAATTCTCATTTCTGCGGTGCTTCGATCATCAACAATCGTTGGGTGCTAACGGCGGCCCATTGTACGGTTGGCCGAACACTGGCGAACACCCGCGTCGTGGTCGGAACTCATTTGCTGAATAGTGGTGGATTTTCTCACAGCTCTTCCCGCATCGTTAACCATGGATCGTACAATGCCAACACACTGGCCAATGATGTGTCGCTGGTACAGACTGCCTCGGTTATCGGTTTCAACAATCTGGCACAGCCTATTGGTCTGGGTGCTTCCAATATCGGCACAGCAACCGGCGCCATAGCCTCGGGTTGGGGACGTCTAGGAGCTAATGCTGGAGTACCGAACAACTTGCAGTGGCTGCGCACTAACATTATCACGTTGGCTGATTGCCGCAATCGTCACTCGGCCGCTAATCGCGGTAGCGTCTTTGACAACACAATCTGTACGCTGAGTCCGTCCGGGCAGGGAATGTGTATGGGTGATTCTGGTGGCCCGTTGGTGCATGGTGGCGCTCAGCAAGGTATCGTATCTTGGGGTATTCCGTGCGGATTGGGTGCCCCGGATGTGTTTGCCCGTGTATCCTCGCACCGAAATTGGATTCTGAACAACGCTAATTAA